Proteins encoded together in one Gadus chalcogrammus isolate NIFS_2021 chromosome 18, NIFS_Gcha_1.0, whole genome shotgun sequence window:
- the sgca gene encoding alpha-sarcoglycan — translation MAMKRSWVFFLAVCAICSLGADADIKFNIPVGKLFTFELMRETFQNDFQPLSVLTGILYNDPMVFKCNLQYSPDLPEWLRLTQRHPYDNGFLYGTPTSAGKSIIEIYAINKRTYETTKEKLIIQAFAENMLPYQAEFFLKLREIEKVLPSSVQNEIKQDLQKLWKTTELQIVNITNALDRGGRVPLPLAGHYEGVYVKVGSEQYFSECLLKVLTPDQQRQCQAGARVKIPGGCNYCNIPGNCITWCKTQLFDFSSPEPSAPPPTMGPGVLEDGGVFDPPEAPPSRDFLPDYLVTVIVPLVLGLILLALLAYVMCCRREGVEKRNIKTSEIQMYHHHTIHGNRDELRSMAEGRRVAPLSTLPMFNFRTGERFAPLQSDSPSIPLIMAQHEPSVDSMPR, via the exons atggcaaTGAAGCGGAGCTGGGTCTTCTTCCTAGCAG TATGTGCCATCTGTTCTTTGGGGGCCGATGCGGATATCAAATTCAACATTCCCGTGGGGAAGTTATTCACATTCGAGCTGATGAGGGAAACGTTCCAAAATGACTTTCAGCCCTTGTCAGTCCTCA CTGGCATCCTGTATAATGACCCCATGGTGTTCAAGTGCAACCTGCAGTACTCCCCCGACCTGCCTGAATGGCTGCGCCTCACCCAGAGACACCCCTACGACAACGGCTTCCTCTACGGGACCCCCACGTCTGCGGGGAAGAGCATCATCGAG ATTTATGCCATTAATAAACGGACTTATGAAACAACCAAGGAGAAACTCATCATACAAGCCTTTGCGG AAAACATGCTGCCCTACCAAGCAGAATTCTTCCTCAagctgagagagatagagaaggtgCTGCCCTCTAGCGTTCAGAATGAGATAAAGCAAGACTTGCAGAAGCTTTGGAAGACAACGGAGTTGCAGATAGTCAACATCACCAACGCACTCGACCGTGGAGGCAGAGTCCCCCTTCCGCTGGCAGGCCACTACGAGGG GGTGTATGTTAAGGTGGGCTCAGAGCAGTACTTCTCAGAGTGTCTGCTGAAGGTGCTGACCCCTGACCAGCAGAGGCAGTGCCAGGCGGGGGCCAGGGTGAAGATCCCCGGGGGGTGCAACTACTGCAACATCCCCGGCAACTGCATCACCTGGTGCAAGACCCAGCTG TTTGACTTCTCGAGTCCGGAGCCCAgcgcccctccccccaccatggGCCCCGGAGTCCTGGAGGACGGGGGGGTGTTTGACCCCCCCGAGGCCCCCCCCAGCAGGGACTTCCTCCCGGACTACCTGGTGACAGTGATCGTGCCCCTGGTGCTGGGCCTCATCCTGCTGGCGCTGCTGGCCTACGTCATGTGCTGCCGGCGGGAGGGAGT GGAGAAGAGGAACATAAAGACTTCAGA GATCCAGATGtatcaccaccacaccatccaCGGGAACAGGGACGAGCTGAGGAGCATGGCGGAGGGCCGCCGCGTggctcccctctccaccctgcCCATGTTTAACTTCCGCACCGGGGAGAGGTTTGCCCCCCTGCAGTCAGACAGCCCCAGCATCCCCCTCATCATGGCCCAACA TGAACCCTCCGTTGACTCGATGCCAAGGTAA
- the LOC130371939 gene encoding neurabin-2-like, with the protein MMKTEPTSKSTGSGSSLRSPSPHRNAYEAGMQALKPVKENNAANGDLQEGPRGRRYGSNVHRIKNMFQQMTTTSPCADGAEEGDGEGGEMEDTDNADTSVRLSLPRAGSLNENVDHSALLKLGSTVSDRVGKLDPKAENGQQPQRASSPSYSKLQETRRIFEQQQERQQEKLATTRVLLKTDKASSFQDGRLDVGRFNGSTESLDSLDTSEAVSPTVSQLSAVFERAAELRSNLHRLSSTPPLPSRGVCTKVGVLHSKLIPKRARALPVSNHEDEGGRGQKDQEGGPPRSPRGRTTTSTRSPPTSDSLNGGQNGAELSSGRHHHHHHAAEPNDQKNQKSVSDAGVEAKSGDVKPSKFNQGQDPGSTLSSGDTHASVGNGDATGRQPRQSSPKGGTGQDGGPQVDGEGAEGEGRTGDEEPQSGRRSGDVGTYSSVGEEYDSQVDEEEGERDEEEDEEEEEEEEEEDDSYEPESSCVEVTGLPEEEDPPASRKIRFSVDPIKVIIHSLTHSLTHSLTHSLTHSLTHSLTHSLTHSLTHSLTHSEC; encoded by the coding sequence ATGATGAAGACGGAGCCCACATCCAAGAGCACTGGCTCTGGATCCTCGCTGAGGAGCCCATCCCCGCACCGTAACGCGTACGAAGCCGGGATGCAGGCCCTCAAGCCCGTGAAGGAGAACAATGCCGCGAACGGAGACCTGCAGGAAGGCCCGCGGGGACGCAGGTACGGCTCCAACGTCCACCGTATTAAGAACATGTTCCAGCAGATGACCACCACATCGCCCTGCGCCGACGGCGCCGAAGAGGGCGATGGCGAGGGCGGCGAGATGGAGGACACAGACAACGCCGACACATCGGTCCGTCTGTCCCTACCCCGAGCAGGGAGCTTGAACGAGAACGTGGACCATAGTGCGCTTTTGAAACTGGGATCTACGGTCTCCGACCGCGTTGGTAAACTAGACCCCAAGGCGGAGAACGGGCAGCAGCCGCAGAGAGCGTCGTCGCCCAGCTACTCCAAGCTGCAGGAGACGCGGCGGATAtttgagcagcagcaggagcggcAGCAGGAGAAGCTGGCGACCACGCGGGTGTTGCTGAAGACAGACAAGGCCTCGAGCTTCCAGGATGGCCGGCTAGACGTCGGCCGCTTCAACGGCAGCACAGAGTCCCTGGACAGCCTAGACACCAGCGAGGCCGTGTCCCCCACGGTCAGCCAGCTGAGCGCGGTGTTCGAGCGCGCCGCCGAGCTCCGGAGCAACCTGCATCGCCTGTCCTCCACGCCGCCCCTACCCTCCCGCGGGGTGTGCACCAAAGTGGGTGTGCTGCACTCAAAACTCATCCCCAAGAGGGCCAGGGCGCTGCCGGTCAGCAACCACGAGGATGAGGGGGGCCGCGGTCAGAAGGACCAGGAAGGGGGCCCGCCCAGGAGCCCCAGGGGAAggaccaccaccagcacacGGTCGCCCCCCACATCTGACAGCCTCAACGGGGGCCAAAACGGTGCTGAACTCTCCTCCGgccgccaccatcaccaccaccatgcaGCGGAACCAAACGACCAGAAGAACCAAAAGTCGGTCTCGGATGCGGGGGTCGAGGCGAAGAGTGGGGACGTGAAGCCCAGCAAGTTTAACCAGGGTCAGGACCCCGGCAGCACCCTCTCCAGCGGGGACACCCACGCCTCCGTGGGGAACGGGGACGCCACCGGCCGGCAGCCGCGTCAAAGCTCTCCGAAGGGGGGCACGGGCCAGGATGGAGGGCCACAGGTGGACGGCGAGGGGGCAGAGGGTGAAGGGAGAACCGGGGATGAGGAGCCGCAGTCGGGCCGCCGGTCGGGGGACGTCGGCACCTACAGCTCTGTGGGGGAGGAGTACGATAGCCAGGTggacgaggaggaaggggagagggacgaggaggaagacgaggaggaagaagaggaggaagaagaggaggatgacagCTACGAACCCGAGTCCAGCTGCGTGGAGGTCACTGGGCTgcctgaggaggaggacccgCCGGCCTCTCGGAAGATCCGCTTCAGTGTCGACCCGATTAAGGTgatcattcactcactcactcactcactcactcactcactcactcactcactcactcactcactcactcactcactcactcactcactcactcactcactcactcactcactcactcactctgaaTGCTAA
- the cdc42ep4b gene encoding cdc42 effector protein 4, with protein sequence MPILKQLVSHSNQAKRRSRADLTPEMISAPLGDFRHTMHVGRGGDAFGDTSFLSTRSGEAPREPEPRAESPGPKPGLLSRTFRSSKRSQSINRGDRYDAGVAPSGGSSAYVKNAISLPYLNEDDAHFGRQLPKSVSSSPMKRSPGSDAWPANGGGSGAVAMATLDPDFDELNFGELTDLPPSMPRGGGGMKHADSIMSFNIDLGPSMMDDILSVMEKKGWEDDDLGYEEGKGSEGGGSPSFCAPAQPQEAKRVPARPPRSTPLAAAGEPYTPEPPDRRNQRLDSCSLSSSGSAGPDDKTHGAAPEGDTDSAKYSSPHGDDDREFSFMDDDDDDEIRV encoded by the coding sequence ATGCCCATCCTCAAGCAGCTGGTGTCCCACTCCAATCAGGCCAAGCGGCGGTCGCGGGCCGACCTGACGCCCGAGATGATCAGCGCCCCGCTCGGGGACTTCCGCCACACCATGCACGTGGGCCGCGGCGGCGACGCCTTCGGGGACACGTCGTTCCTCAGCACGCGGTCCGGGGAGGCCCCCCGGGAGCCCGAGCCCCGGGCCGAGTCGCCGGGCCCCAAGCCGGGCCTGCTGTCCCGGACCTTCCGCAGCAGCAAGCGCTCGCAGTCCATCAACCGCGGGGACCGCTACGACGCCGGAGTGGCGCCCTCCGGTGGCTCGTCGGCCTACGTGAAGAACGCCATCTCCCTGCCCTACCTGAACGAGGACGACGCCCACTTCGGCCGGCAGCTGCCCAAGAGCGTGTCGTCCAGCCCCATGAAGCGGTCGCCCGGGTCCGACGCCTGGCCGGCcaacggcggcggcagcggggcggttgccatggcgacccTGGACCCCGACTTTGACGAGCTGAACTTCGGGGAGCTCACGGACCTGCCGCCGTCGATGCCCCGCGGTGGCGGCGGCATGAAGCACGCCGACTCCATCATGTCGTTCAACATCGACCTGGGCCCGTCCATGATGGACGACATCCTGAGCGTCATGGAGAAGAAGGGCTGGGAGGACGACGACCTGGGCTACGAGGAGGGCAAGGGCAGCGAGGGCGGCGGCTCGCCCTCCTTCTGCGCGCCCGCCCAGCCCCAGGAGGCCAAGCGCGTGCCCGCCAGGCCCCCCCGCAGCACGCCCCTCGCGGCCGCCGGGGAGCCGTACACGCCGGAGCCCCCGGACCGGAGGAACCAGCGCCTCGACAGCTGCTCCCTGTCCAGCTCGGGCTCGGCCGGCCCGGACGACAAGACGCACGGCGCCGCGCCCGAGGGCGACACGGACAGCGCCAAGTACAGCTCGCCCCACGGGGACGACGACCGCGAGTTCTCCTTcatggacgacgacgacgacgacgagatCCGCGTTTAA